AGTGTTAGTGAGATGGAATGTATTGAGAATGTGTTTACTTTTTTAAGCGAAGAGATATTGGATATTGATGAATTTAATTTCAAAGATAAAGTTGGAAAGATTAATTCTAGTAGTTTTTGATGTTTTGGAACAGTATAAAAGGAAGGATAGAGAGTTTTTATGAAAAAAATACACTGACTAAGGGAAAGGTGATTGTCGCTTTCTCGGGGGGTGCGGATTCCACCGCTTTGCTGCTAAATTTGAGAGAGTATTTGGATAATAACATTATGGCTCTTTATTTTGCACATTGCATAAGGCCTGAGTACGAACAAAATAGGGAAATAGAACACATAGAAAAATTTTGCAGTCTTTATGATATTCCTTTTCAGATAAAGCGTTGCAGTGTTGACATAGTGGGGGAAGCTAGTCGACTTCGTAGGTCGATTGAGGAATTAGCCAGAGAGTACCGTTATAATGCTTTGTTGGAATCTTTCAAAGAAAATAGGGCCAGATACATTGCGCTTGCGCATAATAGAGGGGATCAATTTGAAACTTTAGTTATGAGATTTTTTCAAGGTTCTTTCTTAGATGGGCTTTCTGGTATTCCAATCATTAATGGGAATATTATCAGGCCCTTGCTTGAGGTGTCCAGAAAAGAAATTGAGGAATTTCTTTTCTTAAATAAGATTATTTATTCTGTTGATAGTACCAATGGTGAAGACTTCTATTTAAGAAACAAGATCAGAAATAAGCTAATGCCCGTTATTGGTGAGATTTTTGCAGGATACGAGAAGAGCTTAAAGAGGGTGTCTGAATTTTCGAGTGAATTTGTGCATTTTTTTGACAAAAAGAGGTTTTTACCCTTCAATAGGGGTAATTATTATTATTCTTTTGATGCTGTTATTTTTTTTGAATTACCTAAGTATTTGGTTTTTAGGACTATTTTTAATATTTTAAATTTAGAGGGGCTTTTGTTAAATGTATCATACAGATCTCTTGAAGAGATTTTTAGAGTAGATCATGTTAAGAAGAAGAGCGTAACTTTAATAAGAAATAATTATTTTTTTTTAGAAAAGCGTAGAGATAGAATTAATCTCATGTTAAGACAAGTTGAGGAGTTATATGAACCTTTCGATTTTATCTTAAAACTTAATGAGTATTATAGTTTATCTTTAGGTAAGATTTTGTTAGAATGTTTGGAGTGCGAAGATGGTTCTGTATTAGAATTAAGATTCTGTTCTTATGAATTTAAATATAGATTTTTTAAAAATAAGCTAAAAGCGAAGAGGTTCTTTTCTAAATTTGTAAGATATAATCCTCTCTATTTAATGTTGTTGGTGTTAGAAGGTAAGGTGGTTGGAATTATTAATTTAAATACTTTGGACTTAGTGTGGAGCGATAAGAGCATTCTTAGAAAAATTAGTATATCTTTGATCGGAGGATTTTTAAAGGAATGAATATTAACAATAACAATTTGAACAATGGGAAATCTAATAACAAAAAGAAAAATAAAAATTGGATTTTATGTCTTGTTATAGTCTTCTTAATCCTAGCTATATTCATGTCTTATTTTATGAGAGGGGGGGAAACATACAGGAATGTTCCTTATAGTACGTTTCAGACTTATCTAGATAGTGGACTGATTGAGTCGGTTGTAATAATTGATAAGAGTCAAATTCAATTTGTTGTCAAGAATTCAAACTTGGGAAAATCTTATTTCTCGACTAGTATTCCCTATTTGGATATAAATTTACTTGCCGAGCTGAGGAGTAAGAAAGTTGAGGTAAGCTCTGGTAAGAGTCAAGCATCCTTAATTAGTGTGCTTCTTCAGACCTTACCGTGGATATTGTTTTTTGTCTTTTTTTTCTTTATTTTTCGTCAAACCCAAGGAGGAGGAGGTAAGGTTTTTTCATTCGGGAAGAGTAATGCTCAAAAATATGAAGCAGGGAAGAATAGGGTTACTTTTAAGGATGTGGCTGGACAAGAGGAAGCTAAACAGGAACTTAATGAGGTTGTGGAATTTCTTAAGAATCCTAAAAAGTTTGAAAAGATAGGCGCAAGAATACCAAAGGGCGTTCTTTTAGTTGGGTCTCCTGGGACTGGAAAAACTTTGCTCGCTAAGGCTGTTGCTGGGGAGGCTGGTGTAAATTTTTTTCACATGTCGGGGTCCGATTTTGTTGAGATGTTTGTGGGTGTTGGAGCAAGTCGTGTTAGAGATTTGTTTGATAATGCTAGAAAAAACTCTCCTTGCATCGTATTTATAGATGAACTTGATGCTGTTGGTAGAAGCCGGGGGGCTGGACTCGGGGGGGGGCACGATGAGAGGGAGCAGACTCTTAATCAGTTATTGGTAGAGATGGATGGATTTGGAACGTATACTAATGTAATTGTGATGGCGGCAACAAATAGGCCTGATGTGCTAGATTCTGCTTTGCTAAGACCTGGAAGGTTTGATAGGCAGGTGACGGTTACTCTCCCAGATATTAAAGAAAGAGAAGCGATACTAAATATTCACGCGCAGAAGACTAAGCTGGCTAAAGATATTAATTTACAGGTAATAGCAAGAGCAACTCCTGGGGCCAGTGGTGCTGATCTTGCGAATTTAATCAACGAAGGGGCTTTAATTGCTGCAAGAAATGATCAATCTGAGATTTTGATGAAGGATTTAGAGGAAGCTAGGGATAAAATATTGATGGGTGTTGCCAAAAAATCTATGACTATTACTGATAGGCAAAAACTCGAAACAGCTTATCATGAGGCAGGGCATGCATTGCTTCATTATTATCTTGAACATGCAGATCCGCTGCATAAGGTTACTATTATCCCTAGAGGTAGAGCGCTTGGAGTGGCCTTTTCTCTTCCTAAGGAGGATAGGCTTTCAATAAATAAGCATCAGATTCTTGACAAGATTAAGATATGTTATGGTGGTTATGCTAGCGAGCAGATTAATTTAGGTTTTACCACTGCTGGGGTACAGAACGACTTGATGCAGGCTACTAATTTGGCAAAAAAGATGGTCACAGAATGGGGGATGGGAGAGGATGTAGGTCCGATATTTTTAGTCGATGATGATGCTCCTATTTTCCTTCCAAAAGAATTTTCTAAATCGAAAGCGTACTCTGAGAATACTGCGGATAGGGTAGATAGAGAAGTCAAGAGGATTTTGGAGGAGTGTTTAAGAGCAGCTTCAGATATTTTGGTTAAACATAAAGACCAGTTAATTAAACTTGCAGAAGCTTTGGTTTTAAGAGAAACTTTAACAGATATTGAGGTAAGGGAGCTCTTGGGGTTCGGTATAGTTGAAGATGAGTATGATCAGAATCTAGCAAAGGCCGATCTTGAGATTGTGAATGGATAAATAAGATTTTGAGGGGCGGGAGTCAGTATGAATTTCTTGAAGATTTTCTTTCTTTTGTCTCTAGTAAACTTAAATGCTGTTTTAAGTGAAGGAGATAGGGATATATCAAAAATTCTTCTTAATGAGGCTAAAAGTTTTAAAGGCACTCAGAGAGGGATTGATATGGTATATGGGTCACTTGATTTTGATTTAAGTAATTCGGATGCTCTTTATGAGCTTTCATTGAGGGATGATATTTCGTTACTGGATAGAATTTATTTATTAAAATCTGCATTAGATATTAATAAGTTTAAGTCTGTAAAGTCTGGGGATTTGTATCGTCAGTATTTTTCGTTAATTCTGAGGCAAAACGAGGATGTTTCTAGGAATAGGGAAATTATTGCTTTATACGATAGGTTAGACATTGATTTAAAGAGCGATAAAGAATTGATTTATATGAGGCTTGAAGCTTCAAGTAGGCTTGGTGATTTTGATGAGGATTTTAATAGGATTTTAGCAGCTTCTTTTGCTGTATATGGTGATGATTTTAGGTTTTTTAAGTGGTTTTTAAAGGAAGATAAATTTTTTCCGGGTCTTTTTAGTAAACTTAGAGAAAGAGAAGATTCTTTTTTTGATAGTGATAATGTTGATTACATTTGCAAGAATGCAGCGTTGAATGAATCTAATTCTGTTGCTTTGTTTTCCCTTTTAAAGGCTAGGAGCAAGAAATTAAATGGTGTTCAGAGTATTTATTTATTAAAATATAAACTCTTGACTCCAGATGAAGCTTATGTGTTCTTCAAGGAGAGTCCCCCAAAGACTATAGACGAATATAAGATGTTTTATGATCTTTTGGCAGATCCCGAGATAAGAAAAGGATTTTTGGGTCATTATCAAAATTTATCAGGTATGTATTTCGTGGGCGATAAGAATGGTGCTGTCGTGTTTGATAATGGTGCTTTAGTGGGTTTTTTTTCAAAAATAGTAGATTATTCTTCGGAATTGAATAAGGAAGAGTGCTATTTTAATAGAGTCTATTTTAAAGATAAATCCCCCGTTTATTATGAAAATAGTTTGTTTGGTTATAAAGTTATGTATTCCATCTATCCTTATGTAAGCATGATTGAGTTTGATTGTCCCGATAAAAAAGAGATATATACTTTTGCTTTAAATTCCTTTAAGTATGAAATTTTTAATAATTTTATCTACAATGTAGATTATGTAGGAATCAATGAATTTTTGATGACAGATACTTTAGAAATTTTTCTTCCTAGTATTTTGAATTTAAGTCCTAGGAGAGTTTCAGTTTCAAAATTTAGAGAAAATTTAATAGAAAAGCAGATACTGAACAAAGATGAGATTGTTGAAGTTAGGCATTATGGAGTTGGGGATTTGATTTCAATACATAGAAAAATCAACGGGTCTAGGAAGTTTAACTATGTTGAAATTTATGATGAAGGGGTAATAAAAGCTAAAAAAGTTATCCTGGATGATAGTTATGATGCGTTTTGTTATATTAATTAGCTTTTAGGAATTATTAATGTGTAAAGAGGTTTTTCTTATCATCGTATTGGTTTTTTCGTGCAAAACGGTAAGGGAAATAGACGACAAGCAGATTTATTATATTCCATCTGAGAGTATAGACGGGCACATTAAGGATAATAACTTCGAAATTGCTCTTTCTAGTTTCTACAACTTAAAAAACAGTGAATTTGAAATTGATCAAGATCTTTTAGACCTAAAAGATAAAGCTTTGTCTGGGATTGAGAGTGAATATCTAAGTTTTTATCAGAAAAAAGAGTATGATAAGGCTCTCCATAAGCTTGAAACTTTAAATTTGTTTGGTGTTATGCTTCGCGAGGGTAAGGAGCAATTGATATTAAGACATCTTGAAAATTTAAAGATTGAAGATCCAAATCTTGCAAGTTTTTTTGCAAAATATTATTTATTTGATAATGCTTTTAGTTCTTTAAAAGATTTTATTCTTAATGAAGAGTCTCCTTCAAGGAATGTATTACTTGATACATCTGTTTTAACGGTTTGGGTAAATATGGGTACTAAGTTGTTAAATGGAAATATGGTGCCAAATATTGCTTTGGGAACAGCTTTTGTTATTGATAAGGTGAAGGGGTATGCCTTGACTAATTATCATGTAATTAGCTCTCAGATTGATAAGGAATATAACGGAATTTCAAGCCTTTATGTCAGGCTTCCAAGGGGTAAGGGAGAGAAACTGCCTGCGAAGGTAATTGCCTATTCTCGGGAAATGGATCTTGCTTTAATTAAGGTTGCTTTTAAAGTAGAGAATCAGTTTGATTTAAATTATCCTTCAGATATTAATATTGGGGATAAAATTTATGCAATGGGTTCTCCTATGGGACTTGAAAAGACTATCACTTCAGGGATAATATCTGGTAAAAATAGGGATTTGTTGCCTGTTGGCGATTCGTATCAAATTGATGCTGCCATTAATCGGGGAAATTCTGGTGGACCCGTAGTAAATGAAGCTGGTGAATTTATTGGGATTACATTTGCTGGAATTTTACATACGCAAGGTCTTAATTTCGTTATTCCTTCAAAATGGGTTTTAAAGGTTTTGCCCTTTATGTATGGAGGGGGGAATTTAAAAAATCAGTGGTTGGGGTTGATATTCTCTGAAAGTTTAGGAAAATTGGAAGTATCATATGTTGTGCCTAATTCTCCTGCAGATATTGGTGGAATTAGGAGTGGAGATTCTTTTCTTAGTGTTGATTCTTTAAACTTTGAAGGTTTAAGAGAGCTTCAGTACTATATCTTGCAAAAAAAATCTATGGTAAAAGTTACTTATAGAAGAGATAATAAGGATTATGAGGTTTATCTTTATCCACAAGAGAGGCCAGAGGATATAATTGAGAGTGTTTTAAAGATAGATTCTTTAAAAAATTTAATGGGAGCTTTTTTGGGGTTAAGTTTAAATTTGGTCTCTGCAAGAGAATATAGGGTTACTAAAGTGTTTTCCAATAGAATAGGGAGTGAACTTAATTTTAGGATAAATGATGATATTTTTATTTATGATTTTAAATATCTTAAAAATAAAAAGGTATTTGTTTTATTGCTTTATGCAAAAAAGTTATTCTCGGGCTATTTAGGAGCTCCTTTACAGCTTGTTATTCCGTTTGATTCCCTTGCATTTGTATAAAATGTTTAGGGTAGCTGGGATGTGTTTATGAATTTTTATTTGAATTTTGCCAGTGGAGAAAGGGATTCTAGGCTGGATAATATGATCTCTGTTAGCCATTTTGATTTTAGAAGTAGTTTAAATCTGATGCTTGTAGTTGGGCCTATGGGAAGTGGAAAGACTGAATATGCGGCTAGAATTTATAAGGACTCTCTTGTTATTAAGAATAAATCCCTAAAAATATTAAATTCTATAACTAAGGGAAGCAGGAATAGAGCTAATGTATTTTTTATTAGAAATTTTCTTGATAGGAAAAGGTTTAAGGATTGTCCAGAAAATGGTATTCCTTATAGAGGAGGTGTGGTTGATGGGGTTAGTGGCGTTGGATTCTCGGGTAATTCTTTTGATGTTGAAAAAATAGTAGAAGATAACTCTCAGTATGGTACTTTTGTTATCGATGAGGCTTGTTTTTATGAAGAACGCTTGGTTTTTGTTTTAAGCAGGCTTGCGTTGGACTTGGATATTTTATTTGTGTTGCCCACCTTGATTTACAATTTCAGAAAAGAGATTTTTAATAATACTGCTAAACTCTTGATAGAATATTCGGATAAAGTTTGTCGTATTGGTGCTTATTGTGAACATGATAGCTGCATGGATGAGTCTTTTTTAACATATAGATATTATTTTTACGAGGGACAAGAAATAGCAGCTCCTTACTTTGATCCCTTGTTGATCGTTGGGGGGGATGGGATTGTTGAGTCTGCTATTTATCCGAATTATGCTGCAAGATGTTCTAAGCACCATTATCTTGTGGGTAGAGAATATTTTTTCACTGTTCTTAAACCTTTTGCCTTGCTATATGTTCAAGGTGATAAGGAATTATTTGAGAGAGAAATATTGTGTTTAAATAGTGGTAAATGCAGCTCAACTTTTGAAAGTTCTCTTTCAACCGAGTCCAGGGGGAAATGTGAGATTGAAGTTTTAAATAATTTATTTAAACTGCCTTTTTTGGCCGAAAGAGCTTTAATTACACTCGCATTGGAATATAATATTCTCAGCAGGGACGACTTTAAAGAACTTGTTAGCAAATTTTCTCTTAACAGGGACTACATTCAAAAGATATTCGTTTCAAAAGATCAAAAAGAAAGTTTTGGGATACCCTAGTAGTGATTCGGTCTTTTATTGAAAAAATTCTTTGTTTTCTCAATACGTGTCAGTTCTTTCTCAATTATATCGAAGTAGTCCAATTCTTTGATTTCAATTCTGTAATGTTCGTCTTCCCAGTTTTCTATTCCATCACTTTGTATTATGGTAGATTTGTATCCTTTCAATTTCTTATGGAATGTTAAAGCTTCTTTATAATACGAGACAGCTATTTTGTAAAAGTTTGCAGCTTTATTTAAGTTTTCAAGAATCCCATTCTTTCTTGGAGTTTTGTAAAAATGTACATGTCTTGTGTCAAATAAATCGCCCAGGTACAGATGTTGCTTAACAAGAAGTAGGTTTACATGCATTTTAAATAGGAGTTTATATTTGTCCCATTCTTCTTTTGTTTCAACTTTTGCTAAAGAATACTGAGGATTTCCAAACGGGAAATCTAATGCATTTTTTAGCAAAAATATGTTCCTTTTAAAATTTTGAGGTCTTCTTTTCATTTGTGTATTGAGTGTGACATACCACTGTTCAGCATAGAAAAATTTTGAGGATGCATTCATATCCACTGTCAAGAACAACGAAGATATAAATAAACATAGGGTAAAAAAATTTTTGCGATACATGATCTCTTCCTTCTGTTTTAATTATATTAAAATTTGATTAAATTAAATATTTGTCTTGCCCCTATTTCCAAGTCTTTCTCATCTGAGTTTTTGATGTAGACTACATCGAGCGAGTGCTTGAGATCTTTAAGTAGCGCTTCATATCTTTCACTGATATCGTGAAGCTTTTTTGCTTCAAACTCAAAGAGGTCAGGTTGTATTCTGGTTTTTCTAATACGTTCATGTGCAATCCTAGGATCTGTTTTTATAAAGAAAAGTATTTCGGGTAATGGGAAGTCTTTGTTTAGTTTTTGCCCCAAATCTCCTTGATATGCAATGGATGAGAATAAATATCTGTCAGTTATTACTTTTGTTTTGGGTTTGGTTAATATTTTTATTATACCGTCTCTTGGATTGTAGAGATGTTCATATCTATCTGCTGTATACAGGTGTGCTAGTGATATTTCTTGCAGTGGGTTTTTAAAATTGGATAATTGTTTCCTGATAAATTCTCCAATTACTCCTTCTGAAGGTTCTTTTGTGAAATGGTATTTTAATTTGCTATTACAAAGTTCTTGTAACCTCTGGATCATAGTTGTCTTCCCGCTACCATCGATACCTTCTACGCAATAAAAGTTTTTCAAAACCCTACTCACAAATGCTTGTCTCCCTAGATGTTTTTAAACAATTAGATATCAGTGAATTATTATATAATATACACTATAAACATATGAATTTATTTTTTGTAAGAAGTAGGGTTCCTTTAACGTTTTTTTGCTCAGTTTTGGCTTTTATATCCATTCTTGTAGTTTTTGTTTTATTTATTCAGGTGCAAGTTTATTCTGCAAGATATTTAGTCATAGGCTATCTTGAATCGAAAACGGGATTTAAAATAAAATACGAGCGAATTGCACCATATTTTTTCTCTTCAATAAAGATAGATAACCTGGAATTGAGTTTAAATGACCAAGAAAAAGTATTGATGAGTACGGTTAAGATAAATTTGGACTTGTTTAAACTCCTATTAGGAGATAAAAACATTATTTTAAATATTTTTGTGCAAGGTAGTACTCTAAATTTTGATTTAAATGATTTAAATCTTTTACAATCCCTAAGTTCAAGTTCTGACAAGTTTGAACTAGGTGATGATAAATTCAATAACCACGCAATCATCGGTAAAATGTCTGATTATCTGGACAAGCTTCATATTAATTTGGAAGATATCAGTATCAATCTTAAATTGGGCCCAGGTAATTTGTTAGAATTTAAGGTCAAGAATTTTGGATTGAAAACCATCGATGATGATTTTTTATTTAGCTCTATTGTTGATTTTAGTTCTTCTGCAGATTTTAAGAAAGATGTTAGCAATAAAAACTCTTTGGATTCAACATTTTATTTTGAAGGTAAATTTAAAAAGGGGCTTGAAGATGGGTATGTCAATGTCAGTTTTTTGGAATTCAATGCAGGTTATTTTTCTCTACTTGAGCAGGGTTTTCAAATAAATTATTCGAAGGGAAATCTTGAAGTTTTTAATCTCAGAAGAGAAAATTTGGATTTTAATTTAAGCTATGATGTTAATAAAAATTTTTTAAGATTGGATGCTCTATTCTTTGATATCAATCTTTTAAACTGGATAAGACTTAATGAAGATTTTAATGTTTATAAAGATTATTTCGACATAGCTCTAAATGGACAATTGGCATTTTCTTACGATTTTCAAGATGAAGATTTAAGATATTCGTTTTTGCTAAATTCATCCTCAAAAGACAGCACAATAAACAAAGAGATCCAAGGAATAAGGGTACAACTTAAAGGTAATAATAAAATTGCTAAAATACAGAATGTTTTCTTAAAGCTTAAGAGAGGGTTTATTAATTATAAGGGCTACTATTCGCTAGAGGATTTATTGCCGATAGGAAGGCTTGATTTTAGGTCTGCAAGAGTACTAAATTTTAGAGATATTAATGGATATTTGGATTTTAGTAAAGAGAATAGAAATTTTTTGGTAAAGTCTGATAATTTTAAAATTGGTAGACTTGAAGTTCAAAACTTAAGCTTTAAAACGAGTTTCTCTGAAGATAAAACTTATGTTAATTATTTACTGAATTTTAAAAATAACAAATCTATGGTTCTGCTAAAAGGAGATTTTGATAAAGAAAATTTTAGATTTAATTTGGGTATTAAAGAATTTCCTTTGCTTTTCCTAAATGACGTCCTTCCAGAATCTGTGGTTACTAAATTTATTCCCGAGCACTTATTATCGGGTAAGTATTTTAACTTAACTTCAGATTTTTATTTAAACACCCTGAGTTATGATAAGTCTAGACTGAATGGTCTTAATTTTTCTATAGCTTCAAAATTGGATGATTTTAATTTGATGTTTGATGCTAGTGGGGAGAAGGGTGTTTATAAGATAAGGAACTTTACCTACAAGAGTGGCGATTATAGTATAAATTCTGTTTTTTTAATACATTTGCTTGACGACAGATTAAGGCTCACTACGGATTTTAGTTATTTGAACAAGAGTTATCCTTTGTATCTCGAATTTAATTTTAAAGATAAGAATGTTAATCTTGAATTTTCGTCTAAGGCGAAGGCCAATTTAAATTATGCTAATTCAATGATAACTTATTCTTTAAATATTGATGATTTTCGTTTCCATAATAAAAACTTTGATGTTTTATTAAATATTAATTCTTATGGTAATTATGAGAAAATCAACGATGATTTAAGTTTTGTAATCAATAAGTTTAGATTGGATAAGATTTCTAATAATCCGGCTTATAATCTTAATTTTAGCTTTAAGGGTTTATATAAGAATAAAGAGATTAATCTTTCAAATATTAGATTTGTAAATAAATACTCAAATTTACAAGGACAGGGGTATTTTAATTTAAGTAATAAGCTCGGCGGTGAGATAAACTTATTCTCAAACGTAAGCACGGAGCGT
The sequence above is drawn from the Borrelia sp. RT5S genome and encodes:
- the tilS gene encoding tRNA lysidine(34) synthetase TilS, which gives rise to MFWNSIKGRIESFYEKNTLTKGKVIVAFSGGADSTALLLNLREYLDNNIMALYFAHCIRPEYEQNREIEHIEKFCSLYDIPFQIKRCSVDIVGEASRLRRSIEELAREYRYNALLESFKENRARYIALAHNRGDQFETLVMRFFQGSFLDGLSGIPIINGNIIRPLLEVSRKEIEEFLFLNKIIYSVDSTNGEDFYLRNKIRNKLMPVIGEIFAGYEKSLKRVSEFSSEFVHFFDKKRFLPFNRGNYYYSFDAVIFFELPKYLVFRTIFNILNLEGLLLNVSYRSLEEIFRVDHVKKKSVTLIRNNYFFLEKRRDRINLMLRQVEELYEPFDFILKLNEYYSLSLGKILLECLECEDGSVLELRFCSYEFKYRFFKNKLKAKRFFSKFVRYNPLYLMLLVLEGKVVGIINLNTLDLVWSDKSILRKISISLIGGFLKE
- the ftsH gene encoding ATP-dependent zinc metalloprotease FtsH — its product is MNINNNNLNNGKSNNKKKNKNWILCLVIVFLILAIFMSYFMRGGETYRNVPYSTFQTYLDSGLIESVVIIDKSQIQFVVKNSNLGKSYFSTSIPYLDINLLAELRSKKVEVSSGKSQASLISVLLQTLPWILFFVFFFFIFRQTQGGGGKVFSFGKSNAQKYEAGKNRVTFKDVAGQEEAKQELNEVVEFLKNPKKFEKIGARIPKGVLLVGSPGTGKTLLAKAVAGEAGVNFFHMSGSDFVEMFVGVGASRVRDLFDNARKNSPCIVFIDELDAVGRSRGAGLGGGHDEREQTLNQLLVEMDGFGTYTNVIVMAATNRPDVLDSALLRPGRFDRQVTVTLPDIKEREAILNIHAQKTKLAKDINLQVIARATPGASGADLANLINEGALIAARNDQSEILMKDLEEARDKILMGVAKKSMTITDRQKLETAYHEAGHALLHYYLEHADPLHKVTIIPRGRALGVAFSLPKEDRLSINKHQILDKIKICYGGYASEQINLGFTTAGVQNDLMQATNLAKKMVTEWGMGEDVGPIFLVDDDAPIFLPKEFSKSKAYSENTADRVDREVKRILEECLRAASDILVKHKDQLIKLAEALVLRETLTDIEVRELLGFGIVEDEYDQNLAKADLEIVNG
- a CDS encoding S1C family serine protease, encoding MCKEVFLIIVLVFSCKTVREIDDKQIYYIPSESIDGHIKDNNFEIALSSFYNLKNSEFEIDQDLLDLKDKALSGIESEYLSFYQKKEYDKALHKLETLNLFGVMLREGKEQLILRHLENLKIEDPNLASFFAKYYLFDNAFSSLKDFILNEESPSRNVLLDTSVLTVWVNMGTKLLNGNMVPNIALGTAFVIDKVKGYALTNYHVISSQIDKEYNGISSLYVRLPRGKGEKLPAKVIAYSREMDLALIKVAFKVENQFDLNYPSDINIGDKIYAMGSPMGLEKTITSGIISGKNRDLLPVGDSYQIDAAINRGNSGGPVVNEAGEFIGITFAGILHTQGLNFVIPSKWVLKVLPFMYGGGNLKNQWLGLIFSESLGKLEVSYVVPNSPADIGGIRSGDSFLSVDSLNFEGLRELQYYILQKKSMVKVTYRRDNKDYEVYLYPQERPEDIIESVLKIDSLKNLMGAFLGLSLNLVSAREYRVTKVFSNRIGSELNFRINDDIFIYDFKYLKNKKVFVLLLYAKKLFSGYLGAPLQLVIPFDSLAFV
- a CDS encoding thymidine kinase, producing MNFYLNFASGERDSRLDNMISVSHFDFRSSLNLMLVVGPMGSGKTEYAARIYKDSLVIKNKSLKILNSITKGSRNRANVFFIRNFLDRKRFKDCPENGIPYRGGVVDGVSGVGFSGNSFDVEKIVEDNSQYGTFVIDEACFYEERLVFVLSRLALDLDILFVLPTLIYNFRKEIFNNTAKLLIEYSDKVCRIGAYCEHDSCMDESFLTYRYYFYEGQEIAAPYFDPLLIVGGDGIVESAIYPNYAARCSKHHYLVGREYFFTVLKPFALLYVQGDKELFEREILCLNSGKCSSTFESSLSTESRGKCEIEVLNNLFKLPFLAERALITLALEYNILSRDDFKELVSKFSLNRDYIQKIFVSKDQKESFGIP
- the tmk gene encoding dTMP kinase translates to MSRVLKNFYCVEGIDGSGKTTMIQRLQELCNSKLKYHFTKEPSEGVIGEFIRKQLSNFKNPLQEISLAHLYTADRYEHLYNPRDGIIKILTKPKTKVITDRYLFSSIAYQGDLGQKLNKDFPLPEILFFIKTDPRIAHERIRKTRIQPDLFEFEAKKLHDISERYEALLKDLKHSLDVVYIKNSDEKDLEIGARQIFNLIKF
- a CDS encoding translocation/assembly module TamB domain-containing protein, encoding MNLFFVRSRVPLTFFCSVLAFISILVVFVLFIQVQVYSARYLVIGYLESKTGFKIKYERIAPYFFSSIKIDNLELSLNDQEKVLMSTVKINLDLFKLLLGDKNIILNIFVQGSTLNFDLNDLNLLQSLSSSSDKFELGDDKFNNHAIIGKMSDYLDKLHINLEDISINLKLGPGNLLEFKVKNFGLKTIDDDFLFSSIVDFSSSADFKKDVSNKNSLDSTFYFEGKFKKGLEDGYVNVSFLEFNAGYFSLLEQGFQINYSKGNLEVFNLRRENLDFNLSYDVNKNFLRLDALFFDINLLNWIRLNEDFNVYKDYFDIALNGQLAFSYDFQDEDLRYSFLLNSSSKDSTINKEIQGIRVQLKGNNKIAKIQNVFLKLKRGFINYKGYYSLEDLLPIGRLDFRSARVLNFRDINGYLDFSKENRNFLVKSDNFKIGRLEVQNLSFKTSFSEDKTYVNYLLNFKNNKSMVLLKGDFDKENFRFNLGIKEFPLLFLNDVLPESVVTKFIPEHLLSGKYFNLTSDFYLNTLSYDKSRLNGLNFSIASKLDDFNLMFDASGEKGVYKIRNFTYKSGDYSINSVFLIHLLDDRLRLTTDFSYLNKSYPLYLEFNFKDKNVNLEFSSKAKANLNYANSMITYSLNIDDFRFHNKNFDVLLNINSYGNYEKINDDLSFVINKFRLDKISNNPAYNLNFSFKGLYKNKEINLSNIRFVNKYSNLQGQGYFNLSNKLGGEINLFSNVSTERYFLGINSNEDGNYVLGRFQGLDFDNFKFLSFLNGKANGNFILNFKENDLFNYSLNAYLETDGMSLIGIPTYFSFKLGLVDNNLNIYNIKAMQDKREILAGSFRYDIKNSIGVSNLNIDSDLFSSRIDASFQKFENKEKEDLGILKRETEGEVSFRDLRYKDNNLSNLTIEFRDNPEKFSALSIEYDLINVLYEYADGNFNIKIGDYLPLSFDASGKILKNEINGIIQDIKFNSELITKDFLNSEALFNIEEHFVLHDIKLGGELSIDGDLYNPNLNGEINILSGSISTEYLKSSRQHGKSRILELVNVPVLIQDNKLILDNSFNLGYYSDLNVSASLNLNFLSDTIVDYYKVDIDVPSDSGVPIKFDKVTINFIGYASGNFFIEGNAEEIVFSGDLNIANSWVYLLENSIFDFLMNPFKRKKGSKTEDINSEDFAIVTDLKINFDSNVAFHWPDNKISFLNVTVAKGNELIIKSDTRTDDFILKGDLNIASGSVNYNNKKFVFKGGSYISFNENKAKFDPWVRIEATNTIKDGSEKLLVTMGMDGPLSLWDFRFVSYPVRTEQEIKYLLSSSIIGSEHGLRSAGTNTAEIAIGLANDILVDLVVQPIEDYARSVLKLDLLSIKTDILRNVIGISGNPTFASFLDNTSVEVGKYFSNGVFGKAGFGFLKEQTTPFSQNLNFNVNFGIELDSPFFFVDYVFDYDLTKNGLHGIGNNISISWKFKY